The following coding sequences lie in one Oscillatoria sp. FACHB-1406 genomic window:
- a CDS encoding AMP-binding protein translates to MQHLTVDRILSHLQQHERNFAGFDNRQVYPRARSLADFFEQYPAPPIVLLAEPNPLAFLSTFLAAVATHCPIFLGNPAWQEREWQQVFTLVQPDLIFGRVPPQFQSVQSSLPQTSSQKSPLPGAIYIPTGGTSGRVRFATHTWQTLSYSVQGFSQYFNTKSINSFCTLPLFHVSGLMQFMRSFLSSGTFYYCPYSDLKCSRNISLAPENYFISLVPTQLRFLLDEQADWLAQFHTVLLGGAPAWDDLLTKARAKNIRLALTYGMTETASQIATLKPEDFLQGNGSNGSVLPHAKITIILAKNELLSRESIGVIGIEAKSLFLGYYPDVLPSDRLYLTDDLGYWDDRGDLNLIGRNSQKIITGGENVFPSEVEAAILATQFVEDVCVVGMPDAIWGQAVTAVYVPKNDRVAVPEIESAIATKISKFKHPKHWIRTESLPRNDRGKINCDRVLEIARTTLSASQKVFSP, encoded by the coding sequence GTGCAGCATCTGACCGTCGATCGCATCCTCTCCCATCTCCAACAGCACGAGCGCAATTTCGCGGGTTTCGATAACCGCCAAGTTTACCCTCGGGCGCGATCGCTAGCCGACTTTTTCGAGCAATACCCCGCACCTCCCATCGTTCTCCTCGCCGAACCCAATCCTCTCGCCTTTCTCTCGACTTTTCTCGCTGCTGTCGCGACCCACTGCCCTATTTTTTTAGGCAATCCCGCTTGGCAAGAACGAGAATGGCAACAAGTTTTTACACTCGTTCAACCCGATTTAATTTTTGGTCGAGTCCCTCCCCAATTTCAATCAGTTCAATCTTCTCTTCCCCAAACTTCCTCACAAAAATCCCCCTTACCCGGGGCTATTTATATTCCGACAGGCGGTACATCGGGTCGAGTACGCTTTGCAACCCATACTTGGCAAACTTTGAGTTACTCAGTCCAAGGATTCTCTCAATATTTTAACACAAAATCTATCAATTCTTTCTGCACTTTACCGCTATTTCATGTCAGCGGTTTAATGCAGTTCATGCGCTCCTTTTTATCATCGGGAACCTTTTACTACTGTCCTTATTCTGACTTAAAATGTTCGCGAAATATCTCGCTAGCACCTGAAAACTATTTTATTTCCCTAGTTCCTACTCAATTACGATTTCTACTCGATGAACAAGCCGATTGGTTAGCCCAATTTCACACCGTCCTCCTCGGCGGCGCGCCCGCTTGGGACGATCTGTTAACAAAAGCGAGGGCAAAAAATATTCGGCTGGCGCTGACTTATGGAATGACGGAAACTGCCTCGCAAATCGCTACGCTTAAACCTGAAGATTTTTTGCAGGGGAACGGAAGCAACGGCTCGGTTTTACCTCATGCTAAAATTACGATTATCCTTGCAAAAAACGAGCTATTAAGTCGGGAAAGTATAGGAGTTATTGGGATTGAAGCTAAATCGCTATTTCTGGGTTATTACCCGGATGTATTACCGAGCGATCGCCTTTATTTAACTGACGATTTAGGATATTGGGACGATCGCGGCGATTTGAACCTTATCGGACGCAACAGTCAAAAAATCATTACAGGCGGCGAAAATGTGTTTCCTAGCGAAGTTGAAGCGGCGATTTTAGCAACGCAATTCGTTGAAGATGTTTGCGTGGTGGGAATGCCGGACGCTATTTGGGGGCAAGCTGTAACGGCGGTTTACGTGCCAAAAAACGATCGCGTCGCAGTGCCGGAGATCGAAAGCGCGATCGCCACAAAAATCAGTAAATTCAAACACCCCAAGCATTGGATCCGAACGGAGAGTTTACCGCGCAACGATCGCGGTAAAATCAACTGCGATCGCGTCCTTGAAATCGCCCGGACAACATTAAGCGCGAGCCAGAAAGTTTTCTCACCTTAA
- the murF gene encoding UDP-N-acetylmuramoyl-tripeptide--D-alanyl-D-alanine ligase, with amino-acid sequence MRVRLSLTQLRDIIQANPLLGFEESEMLEIRGVTTDSRSLQAGEIFVALRGETFDGHRFIGAAIERGAIATIVNSGMLLETTDDVPQLQVADSLVAYQKLGRWWRDRFEIPVIGITGSAGKTTTKELIAAVLSTRGNVLKTEKNYNNEIGVPKTLLQLTPEHEYAVVEMAMRAAGEIALLTEIARPTIRVIVNVGTAHIGRLGSEDAIARAKCELLATIPDRSIAILNADNARLMSTAASVWTGETITYGFENGDLRGKLLDSQTLEVDGMAFPLPLLGRHNASNYLAALAVAKVLGIDWQPLTAGLNVELPGGRSRRYTLPNDIEILDETYNAGLESMLAALELLKETPGQRHLAVLGTMKELGDKSARLHQRVGEKAKTLGLDGLFLLVDDPEAGEIATGAIGIPTECFTTHAELIQRLREVMKGGDRILFKASNSVGLNRVVKEIMNYEL; translated from the coding sequence ATGCGGGTTCGACTTTCTTTAACTCAACTTCGAGACATTATACAAGCGAATCCCCTTCTCGGATTTGAGGAGTCGGAGATGCTTGAAATTCGGGGCGTAACGACGGATTCGCGATCGCTGCAAGCCGGAGAAATATTTGTGGCTTTGCGAGGGGAAACCTTTGACGGACACCGTTTTATTGGTGCGGCGATCGAGCGGGGCGCGATCGCAACGATTGTGAATTCTGGGATGCTCCTTGAAACTACAGACGACGTGCCTCAGTTACAAGTTGCAGATTCCTTAGTAGCGTATCAAAAATTGGGGCGTTGGTGGCGAGATCGCTTCGAGATTCCCGTCATTGGTATTACCGGATCTGCGGGCAAAACCACCACCAAGGAACTGATTGCAGCCGTTCTCTCGACGCGCGGTAACGTCCTCAAAACCGAGAAAAACTATAACAACGAGATTGGCGTTCCCAAAACGCTACTGCAACTCACCCCAGAACACGAGTACGCTGTTGTCGAAATGGCCATGCGCGCTGCGGGGGAAATCGCGCTGCTAACCGAAATCGCGCGTCCGACCATTCGCGTTATCGTTAATGTTGGGACGGCGCATATCGGACGCTTGGGATCCGAAGACGCGATCGCGCGAGCAAAATGCGAACTACTCGCCACAATACCCGATCGAAGTATCGCCATTTTAAACGCCGATAACGCGCGTTTAATGTCAACAGCAGCTAGCGTTTGGACGGGAGAAACGATAACCTACGGCTTCGAGAACGGCGACTTGCGCGGAAAATTGCTCGACTCGCAAACCTTAGAAGTAGACGGGATGGCATTTCCCTTACCGCTTCTGGGGCGACACAATGCTTCTAATTACCTCGCCGCTTTAGCCGTTGCTAAAGTGTTGGGAATTGATTGGCAGCCGCTAACCGCAGGGTTAAATGTAGAATTACCCGGCGGGCGATCGCGCCGTTATACGCTTCCCAACGATATCGAAATTCTCGATGAAACCTACAACGCCGGTTTAGAGTCGATGCTAGCGGCGTTGGAGTTGTTAAAAGAAACCCCAGGACAGCGACATTTAGCCGTTCTCGGCACGATGAAGGAGTTAGGAGATAAATCGGCACGACTGCACCAACGAGTCGGAGAAAAGGCAAAAACCCTCGGATTAGACGGATTGTTTTTGTTAGTAGACGATCCGGAAGCGGGCGAGATTGCGACAGGCGCGATCGGGATTCCCACGGAATGTTTTACGACGCACGCTGAGTTAATTCAGCGCTTGCGAGAAGTAATGAAAGGGGGCGATCGTATTTTGTTTAAAGCTTCTAATTCCGTCGGTTTAAATCGTGTCGTTAAAGAAATTATGAATTATGAATTATGA
- a CDS encoding N-acetylmannosamine-6-phosphate 2-epimerase: protein MNYKTPKGLIVSCQAPVDSPLHHPVVIAAMAQAAVRGGATGVRIDTPAHVRAVRERLPETLIIGLWKQQIPGYETYITPRFEDAAAIAAAGADIIAIDATLRPRPNGETVATLIPRIHQELGKLVMADADTLEGAEQAISAGADWVGTTLVGYTRETQHLTPPGWELLSQLAAEVKIPVICEGGITDPDMAKTALELGANAVVIGGAITGIDLKIQAFQKVF, encoded by the coding sequence ATGAATTATAAAACGCCTAAAGGTTTAATTGTTTCCTGCCAAGCCCCTGTCGATTCTCCCTTACACCATCCTGTTGTGATTGCAGCGATGGCACAAGCAGCAGTAAGGGGAGGTGCAACGGGCGTTCGTATCGATACTCCCGCGCACGTTCGAGCCGTTCGAGAACGATTGCCCGAGACGTTAATTATTGGGCTGTGGAAACAACAAATTCCGGGTTACGAAACCTATATTACGCCAAGATTTGAAGATGCAGCCGCGATCGCAGCAGCCGGAGCCGATATCATTGCGATTGATGCAACCTTGCGCCCCCGTCCTAATGGAGAAACCGTAGCAACTCTCATCCCGCGCATTCACCAGGAATTAGGTAAGTTAGTGATGGCGGATGCCGATACCCTCGAAGGTGCAGAACAGGCGATCTCAGCGGGTGCTGATTGGGTGGGTACAACGCTAGTCGGTTACACGCGCGAAACTCAGCATCTCACGCCGCCCGGTTGGGAACTCCTCAGTCAATTGGCAGCCGAAGTGAAAATTCCGGTGATTTGCGAGGGAGGAATTACCGATCCGGACATGGCAAAAACGGCTTTAGAATTAGGGGCTAATGCTGTTGTTATCGGCGGTGCAATCACGGGAATCGATCTCAAAATTCAAGCATTTCAAAAAGTGTTTTAA
- a CDS encoding transposase — MTDYDSPWKEAISLYFQDFLRFFFPSIEAGINWQHGFEFLDTELQQIKRETKTGRREADKLVKVWRQNGEETWVLVHIEVQSQQQSEFAERMYLYNGRIFDTYRRPVVSLGVLADEQPSWRPNCYERELWGCRSRLEFPIVKLLDYNEKELADNPNPFAAIVQAHRAAQRMSQNPQSGYENKLALVKSLYQRGLSRQDIVELFRLIDWLIALPRTEERRLWKEMESLEKEREMPYITSVERFGIEKGRQEGLQEGQITKGQRDILRILEVRFEEIPAQLRERVGAVKDLEVLEMLLVQAVTTQSLDVFESVLSAEVETLESDAEPTELEKRFQEGQRRQRQEDLLRILEVRFGEIAVELRERIGQIGDLEVLGMLLIQAVIAESLEEWKSSARQS, encoded by the coding sequence ATGACCGATTACGATTCGCCCTGGAAAGAAGCCATCTCGCTCTACTTTCAGGACTTTTTGCGCTTTTTCTTCCCTTCCATCGAAGCTGGTATTAACTGGCAGCACGGTTTTGAATTTCTCGATACCGAACTCCAGCAAATTAAACGCGAGACTAAAACCGGCAGACGAGAGGCAGATAAACTGGTCAAAGTCTGGCGACAGAACGGCGAAGAAACCTGGGTTCTAGTTCATATCGAAGTCCAATCGCAGCAACAATCGGAGTTCGCCGAGCGGATGTACCTCTACAACGGGCGGATTTTCGATACTTATCGTCGTCCCGTCGTCAGTTTAGGCGTATTAGCCGACGAGCAACCCTCTTGGCGACCGAATTGTTACGAGAGGGAACTGTGGGGATGTCGTTCGAGGTTAGAATTTCCCATCGTTAAACTGCTTGATTACAATGAGAAAGAGTTAGCCGATAACCCTAATCCGTTTGCCGCGATCGTGCAAGCCCACCGCGCCGCACAACGGATGAGTCAAAATCCTCAAAGTGGCTACGAAAACAAGCTCGCACTGGTCAAAAGTCTCTATCAACGAGGACTCAGCCGCCAGGATATTGTCGAGTTGTTTCGATTGATTGATTGGTTGATTGCCTTGCCAAGGACTGAGGAACGGCGTTTGTGGAAAGAAATGGAGAGTTTAGAGAAGGAGAGGGAAATGCCTTACATCACCAGTGTCGAGCGGTTCGGGATTGAAAAGGGACGACAAGAAGGATTGCAGGAAGGTCAAATAACGAAGGGGCAGAGAGATATTCTTCGCATTTTGGAGGTTCGTTTTGAAGAGATTCCGGCACAATTACGAGAGCGAGTTGGTGCTGTTAAGGATTTGGAAGTTCTCGAGATGCTTTTGGTTCAAGCGGTGACGACTCAATCACTAGATGTGTTTGAATCGGTGTTGTCGGCAGAAGTTGAAACGCTCGAATCGGACGCAGAGCCGACGGAGTTGGAAAAGAGATTTCAGGAAGGTCAAAGAAGGCAAAGACAAGAAGATCTGCTTCGCATTCTGGAAGTTCGTTTTGGAGAAATTGCCGTAGAATTGCGAGAGCGAATTGGTCAAATTGGGGATTTAGAGGTTTTAGGAATGCTGCTGATTCAAGCTGTCATTGCTGAATCTTTGGAGGAGTGGAAGTCGAGTGCGCGGCAATCTTAG
- a CDS encoding DNA polymerase III subunit delta' yields the protein MEFSQLVGQERAIELLERAIATQRIAPAYLFAGPDGVGRQLAARAFSNLLLTPQHQDNREKHRTTNNHPDFMGVEPTYLHQGERITAAEAAEMGVKRRANPQIRIEQIREIAEFLSRPPLEAVRAVVVIEEAQAMSEASANALLKTLEEPGRATLILIAPSSEALLPTLVSRCQRIPFYPLAAAQVQQVLEREGYEEILSAPEIIAIAQGSPGAAISAWQQLQAIPSDLLQSLIERPDRALQALELAKAIDKMLDTETQLWLIDYLQFAYWQQFLARKLARPPLEFLERSRQALLSYAQPRLVWEVALCQLTAIAKT from the coding sequence ATGGAGTTTTCGCAATTAGTCGGACAAGAGCGAGCGATTGAGTTATTGGAACGCGCGATCGCAACTCAGCGGATTGCTCCAGCCTACCTCTTCGCAGGGCCGGACGGCGTAGGACGACAGTTAGCAGCACGAGCTTTTAGTAACCTCCTCCTCACTCCCCAGCACCAAGACAATCGAGAGAAACACCGCACAACGAACAATCATCCCGATTTTATGGGGGTAGAACCGACTTATCTGCATCAAGGCGAACGGATTACCGCAGCAGAAGCAGCAGAAATGGGGGTGAAACGTCGAGCAAACCCGCAAATTCGCATCGAACAAATTCGGGAAATTGCAGAATTTTTAAGCCGTCCGCCGTTGGAAGCGGTGCGGGCAGTTGTGGTTATTGAGGAAGCCCAAGCGATGTCAGAAGCTTCGGCGAATGCGTTGCTCAAAACGCTGGAAGAACCGGGGCGAGCGACGTTGATTTTAATCGCACCGAGTAGCGAGGCGTTGTTACCGACGTTAGTATCTCGCTGTCAGCGCATCCCGTTCTATCCGCTGGCGGCGGCGCAAGTGCAGCAAGTTCTGGAGCGTGAGGGGTATGAAGAGATTCTCAGCGCGCCCGAAATTATTGCGATCGCGCAGGGTTCCCCCGGAGCCGCAATTTCGGCTTGGCAACAGTTACAGGCGATTCCCAGCGATTTGCTGCAAAGTTTAATCGAGCGACCCGATCGCGCCCTACAAGCCTTAGAATTGGCAAAAGCGATCGATAAAATGCTTGACACGGAAACACAATTGTGGTTGATTGATTACCTTCAATTTGCGTATTGGCAGCAGTTCCTCGCCCGGAAGTTAGCGCGACCGCCCTTAGAATTTCTAGAACGATCGCGTCAAGCTCTGTTATCTTACGCTCAACCCCGTTTAGTTTGGGAAGTTGCGCTGTGCCAGTTAACAGCGATCGCTAAAACCTAA
- the pgeF gene encoding peptidoglycan editing factor PgeF, with protein MWNWQHWQGQPYLTCDLLKEWPHGFFTQQFAGQTPEQLVTVLHPEARAYRVKQVHGDRVLTPSEIAAAMTEDANFPPADGVLTETPQQSAWVASADCTPVLIGDTGTGRVAAVHAGWRGTAKRIVPEAIARFLALGSRQENLRVALGPAIAGRVYQVTEDVAAEVGKSLVFGDRKAARAAHSDTILETLHQLPEPPLLADPQPGRIRLDVRRINVLQLEDLGFAREQIAVTEHCTYQQPEYFFSYRRSAEKKVQWSGIVSTAVI; from the coding sequence ATGTGGAATTGGCAGCATTGGCAAGGACAACCTTACTTAACTTGCGACTTATTAAAAGAATGGCCTCACGGCTTCTTTACCCAGCAATTTGCGGGGCAGACACCCGAACAATTAGTCACTGTATTGCATCCGGAAGCGCGCGCCTACCGCGTTAAACAAGTCCACGGCGATCGCGTCCTGACTCCGAGCGAAATTGCCGCCGCCATGACTGAAGACGCTAACTTTCCTCCCGCCGATGGCGTACTCACCGAAACCCCGCAGCAGTCAGCATGGGTAGCCAGTGCCGATTGTACGCCCGTCCTGATTGGCGATACGGGAACCGGACGAGTGGCTGCGGTTCATGCGGGGTGGCGGGGAACGGCAAAACGCATCGTTCCGGAAGCGATCGCGCGTTTCCTCGCCCTGGGGAGTCGCCAAGAGAATTTGCGAGTTGCATTAGGGCCTGCGATTGCCGGTAGAGTGTATCAAGTTACCGAAGATGTTGCCGCCGAAGTGGGCAAAAGTCTTGTTTTTGGCGATCGCAAAGCGGCACGCGCCGCCCACTCCGACACAATTCTCGAAACCCTGCACCAACTCCCCGAACCCCCACTCCTCGCCGATCCCCAGCCGGGACGCATTCGCTTAGACGTGCGGCGTATCAATGTCTTGCAACTCGAAGACTTAGGGTTTGCTCGCGAACAAATTGCGGTTACAGAGCATTGTACCTACCAGCAACCGGAATACTTTTTCTCCTACCGCCGCAGCGCCGAAAAAAAAGTGCAATGGTCGGGAATTGTGAGTACGGCGGTTATTTGA
- a CDS encoding M48 family metallopeptidase, producing the protein MTIAQEQFEALVAKLENFSKTHPGSYRRRVALFALLGYVYIFLVLAGLLTLIGLVISFIVFSHRVNGAIIKLVILLLIPAWAIARSLWVTFPPPEGLKLSRRQVPQLFALVDELTTKLQAPRFHNILLNRDFNAAVVQVPRLSILGWQENYLLLGLPLMQSLSLEQLKAVLAHELGHLSGNHSRFAAWIYRIRKTWMQIYERLHQSDRSGASVLFNRFLDWYWPSFNAYSFTLARMNEYEADRCASQLTGAKNMAEALINVEVKARFLESSFWSDIHKQVEHQVEPSSNTYSSMLTVLHSPIAEEQTKEWLGQALVQKTNYADTHPCLSDRLKSLGYPIARSQTFQSVTLQTSAAEHLLGDTLHQFATQFDRHWQESVSTPWRQRYAYLQETKNKLQALEQKAQMQSLGEEETWERAYYTLELQGAEAALPLLQDVLKIQPDRAEANYTIGQVLLSKADPSGIAYIEKAIAQNIDWAVDGCELVSSFFWRQGQTEEAQKYRKRAERHYQLLLKAQQERASVWDNDSFKSHTLKASQVNELRQQIASYPEVKEAYLVEKVVKYLPEKHFCVLGIIRKKGLIENSYAGQKLVDSIVTNVPFPTQAYIIILNHADSGKLKKKICQIDRALIFRR; encoded by the coding sequence ATGACGATCGCACAGGAACAGTTTGAGGCCTTAGTTGCAAAGCTAGAAAACTTCTCGAAGACACATCCTGGGAGTTATCGCCGCCGAGTTGCGCTGTTTGCCTTACTAGGGTATGTTTACATCTTTCTGGTACTGGCTGGGCTGTTAACACTAATTGGGTTAGTTATCTCATTTATTGTTTTCAGTCACCGTGTCAATGGTGCCATTATTAAGCTGGTTATCTTGTTACTCATTCCTGCATGGGCGATCGCGAGATCGCTTTGGGTGACTTTCCCTCCGCCTGAAGGTTTGAAACTGAGTCGTCGTCAAGTTCCTCAATTATTTGCCCTAGTCGATGAATTAACGACCAAACTCCAAGCTCCCCGATTTCACAATATCTTATTAAATCGAGATTTCAATGCAGCAGTCGTTCAAGTTCCACGACTGAGTATTTTGGGTTGGCAGGAAAACTACTTACTTTTAGGACTTCCCTTAATGCAATCCTTATCGCTGGAACAACTTAAAGCCGTTCTGGCGCACGAGTTAGGTCATCTCTCTGGCAACCATTCTCGCTTTGCAGCATGGATTTATCGAATTCGCAAAACTTGGATGCAGATTTACGAACGATTGCATCAAAGCGATCGCTCTGGAGCATCTGTTCTATTTAATCGCTTCTTAGATTGGTATTGGCCTTCTTTTAATGCCTACTCTTTTACGCTAGCCAGAATGAATGAGTATGAAGCCGATCGCTGTGCATCTCAACTGACTGGAGCCAAAAATATGGCCGAAGCTCTAATCAACGTAGAAGTAAAGGCTCGTTTTCTGGAGAGTTCATTTTGGTCAGATATCCATAAACAGGTCGAGCATCAGGTCGAGCCATCGAGCAATACTTATTCATCTATGTTAACCGTTTTGCACAGTCCGATTGCCGAAGAGCAGACTAAAGAATGGTTAGGGCAGGCGCTTGTCCAAAAAACCAATTATGCAGATACGCATCCCTGCCTTAGCGATCGACTGAAATCGCTCGGTTATCCGATCGCGCGATCGCAAACGTTTCAGTCAGTAACCCTCCAAACCAGTGCAGCAGAACACCTTCTGGGAGACACTTTACACCAGTTTGCTACACAGTTCGATCGACATTGGCAAGAATCTGTATCAACCCCTTGGCGACAGCGCTACGCATACCTACAGGAAACCAAAAATAAACTGCAAGCTTTAGAACAAAAAGCTCAGATGCAAAGCCTAGGCGAAGAAGAGACCTGGGAACGAGCTTATTACACCTTGGAACTGCAAGGTGCTGAAGCAGCACTTCCTTTATTGCAGGATGTGTTAAAAATTCAGCCCGATCGTGCAGAAGCAAACTACACGATTGGACAAGTTCTTTTAAGCAAGGCAGATCCATCAGGTATTGCCTATATCGAAAAAGCTATAGCGCAAAATATAGATTGGGCTGTAGACGGTTGTGAGTTAGTTTCTAGTTTTTTCTGGCGGCAAGGTCAAACCGAGGAGGCTCAGAAATATCGCAAACGAGCAGAGCGACATTATCAACTTTTACTAAAAGCACAACAAGAAAGAGCTAGCGTGTGGGATAACGATAGTTTTAAATCTCACACTCTGAAAGCATCACAGGTCAATGAACTGAGACAGCAGATAGCTTCTTATCCAGAGGTTAAAGAAGCTTATTTGGTTGAGAAAGTAGTTAAGTATTTACCTGAAAAACACTTTTGTGTTTTAGGAATTATTCGTAAAAAAGGTTTGATTGAAAATTCATATGCGGGTCAAAAGTTAGTTGACTCGATTGTTACAAATGTGCCGTTTCCTACTCAAGCCTATATCATCATTTTGAACCACGCCGATTCTGGTAAGCTTAAGAAAAAGATTTGTCAAATCGATAGAGCTTTAATTTTTCGGCGTTGA
- a CDS encoding DinB family protein produces MNDSPTSAAAHSQLMAQYNQWMNSRLYELCATLPDTELRKERGAFFKSIYATLNHIAYGDLAFLSRFTGNPSVVPEPGDDLFGTFDLLRVQRAALDRRILVWSEALSPAWLAESLTYTSKIDGKTRTVPKWILVAHMFNHQTHHRGQVTTLLSQMGLDIGSTDIPFMPQFQADA; encoded by the coding sequence ATGAACGATAGTCCGACGAGCGCCGCTGCCCACAGCCAGTTGATGGCGCAATACAACCAGTGGATGAACTCCCGCTTGTATGAGCTTTGCGCCACACTGCCAGACACAGAACTTCGCAAGGAGCGCGGAGCCTTTTTTAAGTCGATCTACGCCACCCTCAATCATATTGCGTATGGCGACCTCGCTTTTCTGTCTCGTTTCACGGGCAATCCAAGCGTCGTCCCCGAACCGGGTGACGACCTCTTTGGTACGTTTGATTTGTTGAGGGTGCAGCGTGCAGCGCTGGATCGACGTATTCTGGTCTGGTCGGAGGCGCTTTCCCCGGCTTGGCTTGCAGAGTCGCTAACGTACACCAGTAAGATTGACGGCAAGACTCGAACGGTTCCAAAGTGGATTCTAGTCGCGCATATGTTCAATCATCAAACGCACCACCGAGGTCAAGTCACCACACTCCTATCGCAAATGGGTCTAGATATTGGTTCGACTGACATTCCGTTCATGCCGCAGTTCCAGGCTGATGCCTAA